One Candidatus Omnitrophota bacterium genomic window carries:
- the xerC gene encoding tyrosine recombinase XerC produces MDRFIDKFSKYIEVEKNYSTHTLRNYRTDLKELASFLEGKDPGSVNHLDLRSFLAELKGRGCAKRTIVRKLGAIRSFFRFLSREKYITSNPAEGIFTPKLDRQLPVFLDEEGLEKLITSPETDTVRGIRDRAILEALYSTGMRVSELVGLNDDDIDLIAGLAKVRGKGKKERITLLGQEAQRWIRRYLQEKRTIPTAVCRAVFLNKSGKRLTDRSVRRIIDKYVKKCSIEQKISPHSIRHSFATHLLNNGADLRSVQELLGHKNLSTTQIYTHLGTQRLREMYSKAHPRA; encoded by the coding sequence ATGGACAGGTTCATCGATAAGTTCTCCAAGTATATCGAGGTCGAAAAGAACTATTCCACGCACACATTGCGTAATTACAGGACCGACCTTAAGGAGCTGGCCTCGTTCCTGGAGGGCAAGGACCCCGGCAGCGTTAATCATCTGGACCTTCGGAGTTTCCTGGCGGAACTCAAGGGCAGGGGATGCGCTAAACGCACTATTGTGCGGAAACTGGGGGCAATAAGGTCGTTCTTCCGTTTTTTGTCCAGGGAAAAGTACATAACGTCCAATCCCGCGGAAGGTATATTCACGCCTAAACTGGACAGGCAGCTTCCGGTATTCCTGGACGAGGAGGGCCTGGAGAAACTGATAACCTCGCCGGAGACCGATACTGTGAGGGGGATAAGGGACCGGGCCATACTTGAGGCGCTGTATTCTACCGGCATGCGCGTGAGTGAACTCGTCGGGCTTAATGACGATGACATTGATCTTATAGCGGGACTGGCTAAAGTGAGAGGCAAGGGCAAAAAGGAAAGGATAACGCTTCTGGGCCAGGAAGCGCAGAGGTGGATAAGGAGATACTTACAGGAGAAAAGAACGATCCCGACAGCCGTGTGCAGGGCGGTTTTCCTCAACAAGTCAGGGAAACGGCTCACGGACAGGAGTGTACGACGGATAATAGATAAATACGTCAAGAAATGCAGTATAGAGCAGAAGATATCGCCTCATTCCATAAGGCATTCTTTCGCGACCCATCTTTTGAACAACGGCGCGGATCTCCGGAGCGTGCAGGAACTTCTGGGTCACAAGAACCTGTCGACCACGCAGATATATACCCATCTCGGGACGCAGCGCCTGCGGGAGATGTATTCTAAGGCGCATCCGCGGGCGTGA